From the genome of Brevibacterium sp. JSBI002, one region includes:
- a CDS encoding D-2-hydroxyacid dehydrogenase family protein translates to MRIVVLDDYQQVAGKFADWSGLDAEVEFIDRPIVDDDDLVQVLSGAEVAVAMRERTAFTAVRLERLPNLRLLVTTGRVNASIDVEAARAQGIVVCGTESTTSATPELTWGLILSVLRSIPAEDAAVRGGGWQSTVGGDLDGHRLGVVGLGRLGTKVARVGAAFGMDVVAWSQNLDAERADALGVRAVSKDELFSTADVVTIHYKLSERSRGLVGAAELEAMKPDSILVNTSRAGLVDTDALITVLEAGGIRGAGLDVHDEEPLPVDHRLRSTPRTVLTPHLGYVTEDTYRIFFTQAVEDIAAWISGEPIRVLA, encoded by the coding sequence ATGCGCATCGTCGTTCTCGATGACTATCAGCAGGTGGCAGGCAAGTTCGCGGACTGGAGCGGTCTCGACGCCGAGGTCGAGTTCATCGATCGTCCCATCGTCGACGACGATGACCTGGTGCAGGTCCTCTCCGGTGCCGAGGTGGCTGTGGCGATGCGAGAGAGAACCGCCTTCACCGCCGTGCGGCTGGAACGGCTGCCGAACTTGCGTCTGCTCGTGACCACGGGACGGGTCAACGCCTCCATCGACGTGGAGGCGGCGCGTGCGCAGGGGATTGTGGTCTGCGGAACCGAGTCGACCACCTCGGCGACACCCGAGCTGACCTGGGGACTCATCCTCTCCGTCCTGCGCAGCATCCCGGCCGAGGACGCCGCCGTCCGAGGCGGGGGCTGGCAGTCGACCGTCGGGGGAGACCTCGATGGGCACCGCCTCGGCGTGGTCGGTCTGGGACGTCTGGGAACGAAGGTCGCGCGGGTCGGTGCGGCCTTCGGCATGGACGTCGTGGCGTGGAGCCAGAACCTCGACGCGGAACGGGCGGACGCCCTGGGCGTGCGCGCGGTGAGCAAGGACGAACTGTTCTCCACCGCCGACGTGGTGACGATCCACTACAAGCTGAGCGAACGCAGCCGAGGACTCGTGGGAGCAGCCGAGCTCGAGGCGATGAAGCCCGACAGCATCCTCGTCAACACCTCGCGTGCCGGACTCGTCGACACCGACGCACTCATCACCGTGCTGGAGGCAGGAGGGATCCGGGGTGCTGGACTCGACGTCCACGACGAAGAGCCGCTGCCGGTCGACCATCGCCTGCGCAGCACACCGCGCACCGTGCTCACCCCGCACCTGGGATACGTCACCGAGGACACGTACCGGATCTTCTTCACCCAAGCGGTCGAGGACATCGCCGCCTGGATTTCGGGAGAGCCGATCCGCGTGCTGGCCTGA
- a CDS encoding PH domain-containing protein, with product MSAPIILRQRSGPIITVIVWAFLAFLLGDALLRGAWDTVGRFGPGLVLIGWLAFIILWRPALVVGTDEVEVREILRTTSVPFTRIRDIRLGSVVTIETASAEGAERTIRPWNAPGMPRRKIDSGLTGGTRPESLDNHPAFELLRRWEHTQAHAPETAVRSGPSGLAEDVSTRWSLGVIGVTLVLVLLVAVGLI from the coding sequence GTGAGTGCACCGATCATCCTGAGACAACGCAGCGGCCCCATCATCACGGTCATCGTGTGGGCGTTCCTCGCTTTCCTCCTCGGCGACGCGCTGCTGCGCGGGGCGTGGGACACCGTCGGTCGTTTCGGTCCAGGTCTTGTACTCATCGGCTGGCTTGCATTCATCATCCTCTGGCGGCCGGCTCTCGTCGTCGGAACCGACGAGGTGGAGGTCAGGGAGATCCTGCGTACGACGTCTGTGCCGTTCACCCGAATCCGTGATATTCGGCTGGGTTCTGTCGTCACGATCGAGACCGCCTCGGCGGAGGGGGCCGAGCGGACCATTCGACCGTGGAACGCTCCCGGAATGCCGCGACGGAAGATCGATTCCGGACTGACAGGCGGAACGCGACCGGAGTCTCTGGACAATCACCCCGCGTTCGAACTGCTGCGCCGATGGGAGCATACTCAGGCCCATGCGCCTGAAACGGCTGTGCGAAGCGGTCCCTCCGGCCTTGCCGAGGACGTCAGCACTCGATGGAGCCTCGGCGTCATCGGGGTGACTCTGGTGCTGGTGCTCCTGGTGGCAGTCGGACTCATCTGA
- a CDS encoding ABC transporter family substrate-binding protein has product MRMRKKATMVVAATAALGLALSGCQQANKDSGGVDSDKADKEISGLPTTDYQKAGYDEVKDGGTLTYPITEIPASLNYYHADGAHVDNNNIYGTTLGGPVTIKDDGTWEVDKNYAESVEIASEDPLVIDVKLNKDAVWEDGTPIDVDDYKAFWQTRDGKHDEFEVASTKGYEDIEKIESGKDKHEVKITFKTPNIDWPNYIAAPLPNEITEDADSFNKDYTKKVLPSNGPFKADKVDTKSGVITMVKNDKWWGQEPKLDKVIFKVVSQAQQAQAYANKELDLVDVGTDGDSYKMADKREDGEIYKSQGMQWTHVTMNAEKGALKEQEVRDAIGHAINREAIAQAAIGPVEAPVTLVNNVTFMPGQEGYQDNTDGSLDFDQEAAKKILDDAGWAEGDGGVREKDGEKLQFKIVVPADTASNAQRAEQIMKDLNEVGFKIEIETVPVAAYFADHVLNGNFDMATFTWEGTAFPISSGSNLFYPADSEQNHSKISSDAIGEKFKAATKTLDPAEAKKLANEGDAEVLKLKPLIPFYPTPYVWGVREDVVNLGPRQLESPDWTEIGFKK; this is encoded by the coding sequence ATGAGAATGAGGAAGAAGGCGACAATGGTCGTCGCCGCGACCGCTGCGCTGGGCCTGGCACTGTCCGGCTGCCAGCAGGCGAACAAGGACTCCGGCGGAGTCGACAGCGACAAGGCGGACAAGGAGATCTCCGGACTCCCCACCACCGACTACCAGAAAGCCGGATACGACGAGGTCAAGGACGGCGGCACGCTGACCTACCCGATCACCGAAATCCCCGCGAGCCTCAACTACTACCACGCCGATGGCGCGCACGTAGACAACAACAACATCTACGGCACCACCTTGGGCGGGCCCGTCACGATCAAGGACGACGGCACCTGGGAAGTCGACAAGAACTACGCCGAGAGCGTCGAGATCGCCAGCGAGGATCCGCTGGTCATCGACGTCAAGCTGAACAAAGACGCCGTCTGGGAGGACGGCACGCCGATCGACGTCGACGACTACAAGGCGTTCTGGCAGACCCGCGACGGCAAACACGACGAGTTCGAGGTTGCTTCGACCAAGGGCTATGAGGATATCGAGAAGATCGAATCCGGCAAGGACAAGCACGAGGTCAAGATCACTTTCAAGACCCCGAACATCGACTGGCCGAACTATATCGCTGCGCCCCTGCCCAACGAGATCACCGAGGATGCCGACTCCTTCAACAAGGACTACACGAAGAAGGTCCTGCCTTCGAACGGTCCTTTCAAGGCTGACAAGGTCGACACGAAGTCCGGCGTCATCACGATGGTCAAGAACGACAAGTGGTGGGGCCAGGAGCCCAAACTCGACAAGGTGATCTTCAAGGTCGTGTCTCAGGCGCAGCAGGCCCAGGCGTATGCGAATAAGGAGCTCGACCTCGTCGATGTGGGAACCGACGGCGACTCCTACAAGATGGCCGACAAACGCGAAGACGGTGAGATCTATAAGTCGCAGGGCATGCAATGGACCCATGTGACGATGAACGCAGAGAAGGGTGCGCTCAAGGAACAGGAGGTCCGTGACGCGATCGGCCACGCCATCAATCGCGAAGCTATCGCCCAGGCCGCGATCGGCCCCGTTGAGGCGCCCGTGACCCTGGTCAACAACGTCACCTTCATGCCCGGGCAGGAAGGCTACCAGGACAACACCGACGGCAGCCTCGACTTCGACCAGGAGGCGGCGAAGAAGATCCTCGACGACGCCGGCTGGGCCGAAGGCGACGGTGGAGTGCGAGAGAAGGACGGCGAGAAGCTGCAGTTCAAGATCGTCGTTCCCGCCGACACCGCGTCGAACGCGCAGCGTGCCGAACAGATCATGAAGGACCTCAACGAGGTCGGCTTCAAGATCGAGATCGAAACCGTCCCTGTGGCTGCGTACTTCGCCGATCACGTGCTCAACGGCAACTTCGACATGGCGACCTTCACCTGGGAGGGAACGGCCTTCCCGATCTCTTCGGGTTCGAACCTGTTCTACCCCGCAGATTCGGAGCAGAACCACTCGAAGATCTCCAGCGATGCGATCGGCGAGAAGTTCAAGGCCGCGACGAAGACGCTTGATCCCGCCGAAGCCAAGAAATTGGCGAATGAGGGCGATGCCGAGGTGTTGAAGCTCAAGCCGCTCATCCCGTTCTATCCGACCCCCTATGTCTGGGGTGTCAGGGAAGACGTCGTCAACCTCGGGCCGCGTCAGCTGGAATCGCCTGACTGGACCGAGATCGGCTTCAAGAAGTGA
- a CDS encoding ABC transporter ATP-binding protein yields the protein MTETLDIDLAPVIAAEPILEVRDLTVTFPNPNGDVQAVRGVNYEVRPGEFLGIVGESGSGKSVSSMAVMGLLPSTAQIAGSIRYRGQSLLDMNDHQMSKLRGREIAMVFQDPLSALTPVYTIGEQISEGLIIHDPSLSKEAANDRAIELLRIVGIPGAERRVKSYPHEFSGGMRQRAMIAIAIANDPDLIIADEPTTALDVTIQAQILDVLQKAREITGAAIVLITHDLGVVAGNADRIAVMYAGRLVETGGVEQVFHSPQMPYTTGLLRSVPNLATAGTQRLVPLEGKPPSLSNLAPGCPFAPRCPIAVDKCSEVEPELVEHGVTGVQAACHRADEIARGDLEAKDIYPRPDPVATRVKDDAAPNILEVTGLQKHFPLLKGAVFKRQIGTVKAVDGIDLEIKAGQTLGLVGESGCGKSTTIGEVLEMVAPQKGRLVINGIDVADLNKRERLAMRRDVQVVFQDPMAAIDPRLPVGEVIAEPLTVHKVPAQERNDKVAEMLELVGLDAAMAERYPHEFSGGQRQRIGIARALVTNPKLLVLDEPVSALDVSVQAGVINLLEDLRDTLGLSYLFVAHDLAVVRQISDYVAVMYLGRIVEYGESDALYRQPRHPYTRALMSAIPVPDPEVERSRERVLLTGDLPSPTDEISGCNFRTRCPLFNLLPDGDRQMCLTDDPRPRSLEGDLVACHHAERIRELDTAT from the coding sequence GTGACTGAAACCCTTGACATCGACCTCGCCCCCGTCATCGCGGCAGAACCCATCCTTGAAGTCAGAGACCTGACGGTGACCTTCCCCAACCCCAACGGCGACGTTCAAGCGGTGCGCGGGGTCAACTACGAGGTCAGACCGGGCGAGTTCCTCGGCATCGTCGGCGAATCCGGCTCAGGCAAATCCGTGTCCTCGATGGCTGTGATGGGTCTGCTTCCCTCCACCGCTCAGATCGCCGGCTCCATCCGGTATCGCGGGCAGTCTCTTCTCGACATGAACGACCACCAGATGTCGAAGCTGCGTGGCCGCGAGATCGCCATGGTATTCCAAGATCCGCTGTCGGCACTGACTCCCGTCTATACGATCGGAGAACAGATCTCCGAGGGTCTGATCATCCATGACCCGAGCTTGTCGAAAGAGGCGGCGAACGATAGGGCGATCGAACTGCTCAGAATCGTCGGCATCCCAGGGGCGGAGCGGCGGGTGAAGTCATATCCGCACGAGTTCTCCGGAGGCATGCGGCAGCGAGCCATGATCGCCATTGCGATCGCCAACGATCCTGATCTCATCATCGCCGACGAGCCGACGACGGCATTGGACGTGACGATCCAGGCTCAGATCCTCGACGTGCTGCAGAAAGCACGCGAGATCACCGGTGCCGCGATCGTGCTGATCACCCACGACCTCGGTGTGGTGGCCGGAAACGCCGACCGAATCGCTGTCATGTACGCCGGCCGCCTCGTCGAGACCGGGGGAGTGGAGCAGGTCTTCCACAGCCCGCAGATGCCCTATACGACAGGACTGCTGCGTTCGGTGCCGAACCTTGCCACAGCGGGAACCCAGAGACTCGTTCCGCTCGAGGGCAAACCGCCGTCGCTGTCGAATCTTGCGCCCGGGTGCCCATTCGCACCGCGTTGTCCGATCGCGGTCGACAAATGCAGCGAGGTCGAGCCCGAACTCGTCGAACACGGTGTCACCGGCGTGCAGGCGGCCTGTCACCGTGCCGACGAGATCGCCCGGGGCGATCTGGAAGCCAAAGACATCTACCCGCGCCCCGACCCGGTGGCGACTCGAGTGAAAGATGACGCAGCACCGAACATCCTTGAGGTCACCGGTCTGCAGAAGCACTTCCCTCTGCTCAAAGGCGCCGTGTTCAAGCGACAGATCGGCACGGTGAAAGCCGTCGACGGAATCGATCTCGAGATCAAGGCCGGCCAGACCCTCGGACTGGTGGGCGAATCGGGCTGCGGGAAGTCGACGACGATCGGTGAGGTTCTGGAGATGGTCGCTCCGCAGAAGGGGCGGCTGGTCATCAACGGCATCGATGTCGCGGACCTGAACAAGCGTGAACGTCTGGCCATGCGCAGAGACGTCCAGGTCGTCTTCCAGGATCCGATGGCCGCCATCGACCCGCGGCTGCCGGTCGGCGAAGTGATCGCCGAACCGCTGACCGTGCACAAGGTGCCAGCTCAGGAGCGCAACGACAAGGTTGCCGAGATGCTCGAACTCGTCGGCCTCGACGCGGCGATGGCCGAACGCTATCCGCATGAGTTCTCCGGTGGGCAGCGTCAGCGCATCGGCATCGCTCGGGCCCTGGTGACGAACCCGAAGCTGCTCGTCCTCGACGAACCCGTCTCGGCTCTCGATGTCTCCGTCCAAGCAGGTGTCATCAATCTGCTCGAAGACCTGCGTGACACCTTGGGACTGTCCTATCTGTTCGTCGCTCACGACCTCGCGGTCGTCCGACAGATATCGGACTATGTCGCCGTGATGTATCTCGGTCGGATCGTCGAGTACGGCGAATCCGACGCGCTCTATCGGCAGCCGCGGCACCCCTATACGCGAGCACTGATGTCAGCGATCCCCGTCCCCGACCCCGAAGTCGAACGGTCTCGGGAACGGGTGCTGCTCACCGGAGATCTGCCGAGCCCGACCGATGAGATCTCCGGCTGCAACTTCCGCACCAGGTGCCCGCTGTTCAACCTGCTGCCGGACGGGGACAGGCAGATGTGCCTGACCGATGACCCCCGTCCGCGGTCACTGGAGGGCGACCTCGTCGCCTGCCACCATGCGGAGCGGATCAGGGAGCTCGACACCGCGACCTGA
- a CDS encoding ABC transporter permease: MATDIPISTDPDTEVVTKRSKPTSRAMLIWRRLRSTPRFWVGGILLAFFVLFALFGNTINIYSPTDQDVFALNEGPSAQHWFGTNTIGQDIYAQTVVGLQKSLLIGIIAGPCASILAAIIGSTAGYFGGRVETIIVWFINLLLVLPSFFILVLMAPLLRQLSWTAIVVFLVLFGWMIMAQVVRNQTKAIKDRDFVRAARYMGVSTPKILSRHIIPNVASILIVDATLGVVSAILAETSLSYFNLGIQKPDVSIGTLLAEGSGAAATRPWLFVFPAGVLVLMLFAISLMADALRDAIDPTSGVNRD, translated from the coding sequence ATGGCAACAGATATTCCGATCTCCACAGATCCCGACACCGAGGTGGTGACGAAGCGTTCGAAGCCGACCTCTCGGGCGATGCTCATCTGGCGCCGCCTGCGCTCGACGCCACGTTTCTGGGTCGGCGGGATCCTGCTCGCATTCTTCGTTCTCTTCGCTCTGTTCGGCAACACCATCAACATCTACTCGCCGACCGACCAGGATGTCTTCGCACTCAATGAGGGCCCGAGTGCCCAGCACTGGTTCGGTACGAACACGATCGGCCAGGACATCTACGCTCAGACCGTCGTGGGACTGCAGAAATCCCTGCTCATCGGCATCATCGCCGGGCCGTGTGCGAGCATTCTGGCCGCCATCATCGGATCGACGGCAGGCTATTTCGGTGGTCGAGTCGAGACGATCATCGTCTGGTTCATCAACCTTCTGCTCGTGCTGCCGTCCTTCTTCATCCTTGTGCTCATGGCGCCTCTGCTGAGGCAGCTGTCGTGGACGGCCATCGTCGTCTTCCTCGTGCTCTTCGGTTGGATGATCATGGCTCAAGTCGTGCGCAACCAGACCAAGGCGATCAAGGATCGCGACTTCGTCCGAGCCGCCCGCTATATGGGGGTTTCGACTCCGAAGATCCTCAGCCGGCACATCATCCCCAACGTGGCCTCGATCCTCATCGTCGATGCGACACTCGGCGTCGTCTCCGCAATCCTCGCCGAGACGTCCCTGAGCTATTTCAACCTGGGCATACAGAAACCCGACGTGTCGATCGGCACTCTGCTGGCCGAAGGCTCCGGAGCGGCGGCCACACGTCCCTGGCTGTTCGTCTTCCCCGCAGGGGTGCTCGTGCTCATGCTCTTCGCGATCAGTCTCATGGCCGATGCCCTGCGGGATGCGATCGATCCGACCTCAGGAGTCAACCGTGACTGA
- a CDS encoding ABC transporter permease, which produces MGKYVLRRFINYFILAFIATVTAYITSSSFMDPASRYRGQNPPLSEDSIRSILNGHGTNPEVPILERTWHWLTNIFLHGDFGTTVHNSPVLQEILVRAGVSLKLLLIGSIIGAILGVILGVWGAVKQYKTSDQVVTYASYLIIATPTFVIGVILMIIATGFNNALGTTLIRFSGDYSANIDPGFVPWFTDQVSHMLLPTLALVLMGAATYSRYQRSVMLDVLASDFIRTARSKGRTRRTALVKHGVRVALIPMSTYFAYAFGTLVAGSSMLEVIFSWNGMGQFTINSILQSDINAAAGSVLFVAVLTLLASTLSEVLYAALDPRVRI; this is translated from the coding sequence ATGGGAAAATACGTCCTGCGGCGGTTCATCAACTACTTCATCCTCGCGTTCATAGCGACGGTCACCGCCTACATCACCTCCAGCTCATTCATGGATCCGGCCTCCCGGTACCGTGGTCAGAATCCGCCGCTGTCAGAAGATTCGATTCGGTCCATCCTCAACGGCCACGGCACGAACCCCGAAGTCCCGATCCTCGAGAGGACCTGGCACTGGCTGACCAACATCTTCCTCCACGGTGATTTCGGCACGACGGTCCACAACTCACCGGTGCTGCAGGAGATCCTCGTTCGGGCAGGTGTCAGCCTCAAGCTCCTGCTCATCGGATCGATCATCGGAGCCATCCTCGGCGTGATCCTCGGAGTCTGGGGAGCCGTCAAACAGTACAAGACATCCGACCAGGTCGTGACCTACGCGTCCTACCTCATCATCGCCACTCCGACATTCGTCATCGGCGTGATCCTCATGATCATCGCCACCGGATTCAACAATGCCCTCGGCACGACCCTCATCCGCTTCTCGGGTGATTACTCGGCGAATATCGACCCGGGATTCGTCCCGTGGTTCACCGACCAGGTGTCACATATGCTGCTGCCGACCCTGGCGCTTGTGCTCATGGGCGCCGCGACGTACTCGCGTTACCAGCGTTCGGTCATGCTCGACGTGCTTGCATCGGATTTCATCCGCACCGCCAGGTCCAAAGGGCGCACCCGCAGAACCGCGTTGGTCAAGCACGGCGTGCGCGTCGCACTCATCCCGATGTCGACGTACTTCGCCTACGCGTTCGGCACACTGGTCGCCGGCTCGTCGATGCTCGAGGTCATCTTCTCGTGGAACGGCATGGGCCAGTTCACCATCAACTCGATCCTGCAGTCCGATATAAACGCGGCCGCAGGCTCCGTTCTCTTCGTCGCAGTGCTCACGCTCCTGGCCTCGACCTTGTCCGAGGTGCTCTATGCCGCACTCGACCCGAGAGTGAGGATCTGA